tactacaaaaccacagtaatgaaacagtgtggtactggcataagaacagacacatagatcaatggaatagaatagacggcctagaaataaaccctaaCATATACCATCAATTGATTTTCAGCAAGGATGGCAAGGccattcaatggggaaaagacaagtCTCCTCTACAGATGATGTTGGGACAACTGAACATCCACATGAATGAGGCTGAAACTTTACCTTATACAATATACAAAAAGTAACTcgaaaatgaatcaaagacctgaatgtaagagctaaaactatacaattcttagaggaaaacatagggaaaCACTTTCATGACATGGGATTTGCAATGATTTCTTGGTATGATACCGAACGCACAGGTAACGACAAAAAGAGCTGTAGAGGAAACCAATTCTATTTGCATACATACATTAAATGAACTTACAACAAATGTAAGTCTAATACTGTAAATGGCAATATCTTTTGCTTGGCAAGCACTTCGAAATGCAAACTCAACAGTGGTAGTTAATGTATCATTCAAAAGACACTCTTGTAATCCTTTAACTCACTACACTTGACTATTCAGCCTGTAAATCCCCAGTAATCATCACCTCAAAGCCAGTTGACCGTTATCAAGTCTACTAAAATGCCCCACTGAAACAATGTACCCAGGGGAAAAATACAAAATCTCAAGTCAGGGACACACTAGATTTTTAAGAGGGATTTAAATCTTATACCTCTGAACTCCTTCCCATCAGCTCTATTCATCCTTCTGGCCCGAGTTACCTCCTGCTAAAATGaggatttggggacttccctagtggtccagtggctaagactctgcattcccaatgcagggagcctggtcagggaactaaatcccacatgctgtaactaagattTCGCATGCCTCAATGAAGACcaaggatcccacgtgccacactaAAACCCTGCacggccaaattaaaaaaaataaatattttttaaaatgaaaataaaacaagggcAATTTTCTATGGTCTCTGCCAGGTTTATGTGTCTAAGGTTCTCCCATATTCAAGGCTCCCATGTACATGATCTGGCTTATTTTTAACCCAAGGGCCACTTAGGGATGAGACATGGATTCCACGTGAGGTTCAAATTGCAATATCAGCAGTGGTCCAAGTACACCATGTCAGGCTGCCAAAACTGGCTTTTAAACATGCCTCAGAGCTATTGAATGATACCAAACTCCTCATTTCACAACTGAGAAAATGAAGGTTCAGGGAAATTAAGTTTTTTCTTTGGATTATCCTACTTATCTATCCCACTTAAGATTTAGTTCAGTCACCCACAAATAAGCCTCTTGTAACCACTCCCCGCCTGTCACTCAACaccaaatgtttactgagtgttTGTTACCGTGCAAACCTCAGAGGCTAAAAAATCCGCTGGCAATgacagagacccaggtttgatccctgggtcaggaagatctcctggagaagagaatgactacccactccagtatacttgcctgaagaatcccatggatagaggagcctggtgggctacagtctatgggtcgcacagagtcagacatgactgagcaactaacaacatgTGCCAGCCATTATTGTAGGCACTTGGGACTCATCAATAtacaactgaaacaaacaaacaaacaaaaaaacccaccctCAAGTAGCTTACATAGAAGCAGGGGAGCTGGAGATAAACAGTTTTTGTATTAgataagtattgggttggccaaaatgtttgtttggatttttggtAACATATTATGGAAACCCTGGATGAATTTTTTTGCCAGCCCAATAAATTCTACAGCATGTGGAGGGCGGTAAGGATGGAATAGGGAACAAAGCAGGAAAACAGAGCGGGGATTTGTTGGGCTTGTGACTTTTAAATAGGTCCCATTGAGAAAGTGGCAGTTGACAAAAACCTGAAGGCGGTGAAGGAGTCAGTCCTGAAGGTGTCTAGGGGGAAAGTATACTGAGCAGGAAGACTGCACCAGGAAACGTTCTCTGGCAGCACCCTGCCTAGTGAGCTCAGTAAACAATGAGCATATGTCTGcttgaattacggttttctcagacccttgcactgcaaggagatcaaagcagtcaatcagaaaggaaatcaaccctgaatatccattggaagtactgatgttggaACTgcagttccaatactttggccacctgatgtgaagagctgactcacaggaaaagaccctgatgctgggaaagactgagggcaggaggagaaggggacggcaggagacgagatggttagataacatcactgactcaatggacatgagtttgagaagctctgggaaacagtgaaggacacaggagtgctgcagtccacggggtcccagagaattggacacaaccagcgactgaacaacgaagCCGCCTGTGTGATTAGCGTGACTGAAGAAccagtttttgaattttttaaaacaatttagggacttccctggtggtccaggggctaagattcCAAACTTCCAGGGCAGGGAACCcaagtttgatacctggtcagggaactagatcccacacgctgcaattAAGAGCTCAAATACCACACCTAAAAActcacaagtgaaagtgaaagtcactcagttggtgtctgactctttgcaacccatggactatgcagtccacgtaattctccaggccagagaccctgccaatgcagagcagggcctcctgcattgcaggcagattctttaccagctgagctaccaggaaaggcCAAAGGCTCCCATGCCACACCTGAAAAGATCttgtgtgctgcaaccaagacctactgcagccaaataaaataaatctataaaaacaatttaatgaattttaatataaaaaccaATATTCAACTCAGTCATTGCAGAAATTTTTACACGTATTTGGAACAATGTGGGTATATGAATCTAACTTTTCAACTAACTTTTACAAATTCTGGAAACTGATCAAATATCTGCACTAAAAATTTACTGTTCAAATTGAGATGTTTGATTAATTATAACATCTACACCAGATTTCATAGactttcaatataaaaaaagaattaaaaaacctCATAATAACTTCCTCTATGTAaactaagggagaaggcaatggcaccccactccagtactcttgcctggaaaatcccatggacggaagagcctggtaggctgcagtccatggggtcgctaagagtcagacacgactgagtgacttcactttcactttccactttcatgcactggagaaggaaatggcaacccactccagtgttcttgcctggagaatcccatggacagagaagcctggtaggccgaagtccatggggtcgcacagagtcggacacgactgaagcgacgcagcaacaaatgtaaactaaataaaatacattattaacaaCAATTTCatctgtttgcatttttaatgttaccataaaattaaaaaaattttttttttttttcagaaaatttaaagTCACATACTTGGTTCACATTCTACTGctttgagaaaatataaagaggtTGAACTGCCCATGGGGTTAGAAAGAGGCACCACTGAAGTTAGGTAATAATGCAAGGAAATATCTGATGAACGCCAAACAACATGTGCAGTGAGGGCTCTGAGGAGGGAAAGATGAGGATGTAGGAGAGCCAAGCAAGTCTTCAAcaggtggtggtagtttagtcgctatgtctctgtctgactcttgaaactccatggactgtagcccaccaggctcctctgtcagtgggctttcccaggcaaaaatacgggagtgggttgccatttctgtctccaggggatcttgccgacccggggatcgaactcgggtctcttgcattgcaagcgtATTCTCTACCAACCCGCGAGATTCCAGAGAGGCGCCGCAGGATGTGCCCCGCCCCTGAACGCGTTGGGTCTTTTGACCCCGCCGCCCCGCCGTAGCCGCGCTGCACGCCCCGGGTTCGCGATGGCGGACGTGTCCGAGAGGACACTGCAATTGTCTGTACTGGTGGCCTTCGCCTCCGGAGTGCTCGTGGGCTGGCAGGCAAACCGGCTGCGGCGGCGGTACCTGGACT
This window of the Bubalus bubalis isolate 160015118507 breed Murrah chromosome 12, NDDB_SH_1, whole genome shotgun sequence genome carries:
- the MTLN gene encoding mitoregulin: MADVSERTLQLSVLVAFASGVLVGWQANRLRRRYLDWRKKRLQDKLAATQKKLDLA